One genomic window of Methanosarcinales archaeon includes the following:
- a CDS encoding Hsp20/alpha crystallin family protein: protein MSYGKRKNPMDEIFEEINEIIQGMLDSRIKPDKEPHVWGFSITQIGDQPPEIHEFGKMNLKDSRFIEADVQGESGTRKPLIDIMEAEDTLHVVVEMPGVVKENIILDSNGTTLDIKASSENRKYSEHVELPAMVLPDSAKASYNNGVLEVVFQYDGLNKKSIKLD from the coding sequence ATGAGCTACGGAAAAAGAAAAAATCCTATGGACGAAATATTCGAAGAGATAAACGAAATCATACAGGGAATGCTCGATTCCAGAATTAAACCTGACAAAGAACCCCATGTGTGGGGATTTTCCATTACTCAGATAGGGGATCAACCACCTGAGATCCATGAATTCGGAAAAATGAACCTGAAAGACAGTAGATTCATAGAAGCTGATGTTCAGGGAGAATCTGGAACCAGAAAACCGTTAATAGATATCATGGAAGCAGAGGATACATTGCACGTGGTAGTTGAAATGCCAGGTGTTGTAAAGGAAAATATCATTCTTGATAGTAATGGTACAACCCTGGATATCAAAGCATCCAGCGAAAACAGGAAGTATTCTGAACATGTGGAACTGCCAGCCATGGTACTGCCTGATTCTGCAAAGGCTAGTTACAATAACGGAGTACTGGAAGTGGTTTTCCAGTACGATGGATTAAATAAGAAATCAATTAAGCTGGATTAA
- a CDS encoding CDC48 family AAA ATPase, translated as MTTELTLRVAESHHRDVGRDIARMQRDKMEQLGLVSGDYIEIAGKDTTYAIVWPSYPEDRGRGLLRIDGSVRNNARISLDDIVIIRKAEAKEAKRITLAPTQHVRLVGGAQYIHRLLEGRPIKKGQQIRVDTVSNPLNFVVVTTQPTGPVFVGKNTQINLKDEVIDQSLIKAAPQTTYEDIGGLRREIDLVREMIELPLKHPELFQKIGIDPPKGVLLHGPPGTGKTLIAKAVANETDANFVSISGPEIVSKYYGESEKHLRDMFDEAEKNAPTIIFIDEIDSIAPKRGEVTGEVERRVVAQLLSLMDGLKSRGEVIVIAATNRPNAIDEALRRGGRFDREIEIGIPDMNGRLEILQVHTRGMPLSGELKGDGEDDMGKLKMIAERTHGFVGADLSSLSKEAAMHAVRKILPEINIEEEIPTEILNKLQVTTEDFEEALKNIEPSALREVFFEVPQVKWDDIGGLEAIKEELVEAVEWPLKYPEAFEAINSKPPKGLLLFGPPGTGKTLLAKAIATESDANFISIKGPELMSKYVGESEKAVREVFRKARQASPAIIFFDEVDSIAPPRGTGFDNHVTERVISQILTEMDGMEELKDVLVIAATNRPDLIEPALLRPGRLDRMVYVTPPDAEARKAIFKIHLKNKPINENVDMNELSRMTDGYVGADIEAICREASILALRDMIEPGMDRETVKEQSKSINITLDHFDRAMTRVKPTSSKNNIQDYSKIAQEFAQYATIGNKDLSEDKLKSYT; from the coding sequence ATGACCACGGAATTGACACTAAGGGTCGCGGAATCCCACCATAGGGATGTAGGGCGTGACATAGCCCGAATGCAGCGTGACAAAATGGAACAGTTGGGCCTGGTGAGTGGTGATTATATTGAGATTGCAGGTAAAGATACCACTTATGCCATTGTTTGGCCTTCGTACCCTGAAGACAGAGGAAGAGGGCTTTTAAGGATCGATGGTAGTGTGCGTAATAATGCCAGGATCAGCCTGGACGACATTGTAATAATCAGAAAAGCAGAAGCAAAAGAAGCAAAACGGATTACTCTGGCCCCAACCCAGCATGTCAGACTGGTAGGTGGAGCTCAGTATATCCATAGATTGTTAGAAGGGCGACCCATTAAAAAAGGGCAGCAGATCAGGGTTGATACTGTCAGCAACCCCCTGAATTTTGTAGTAGTTACAACCCAACCCACAGGTCCGGTATTTGTGGGAAAGAACACACAGATCAATCTTAAGGATGAAGTGATCGACCAGAGTCTCATCAAGGCCGCACCCCAGACCACATATGAAGATATCGGAGGTTTGAGGCGGGAAATTGATCTGGTCAGAGAGATGATCGAACTGCCATTGAAGCATCCGGAGCTTTTCCAGAAAATAGGTATCGACCCACCAAAAGGTGTGCTGCTGCACGGTCCGCCAGGTACAGGAAAAACCCTTATTGCAAAGGCTGTGGCCAACGAGACCGATGCTAACTTCGTCTCGATCAGCGGTCCCGAAATCGTATCCAAATATTATGGTGAGAGTGAAAAACATCTAAGGGATATGTTCGATGAAGCTGAAAAGAACGCACCTACCATCATATTCATTGACGAGATCGACAGCATTGCACCAAAACGGGGCGAAGTCACTGGTGAAGTAGAGCGGCGCGTGGTGGCCCAGCTTCTCAGTCTGATGGACGGATTGAAGAGTAGAGGCGAAGTCATTGTAATTGCTGCTACAAATAGACCCAATGCCATTGATGAAGCACTGAGACGGGGAGGGCGGTTCGACCGTGAGATCGAAATAGGTATTCCCGACATGAACGGCAGACTGGAAATCCTGCAGGTTCATACCAGAGGTATGCCGCTGTCCGGGGAGTTAAAAGGTGATGGCGAAGATGATATGGGCAAACTGAAAATGATAGCTGAGCGTACCCACGGGTTCGTGGGCGCAGATCTGTCGTCCCTGTCTAAAGAAGCTGCCATGCATGCTGTCAGGAAAATATTACCCGAGATCAATATCGAAGAAGAGATCCCCACAGAAATATTAAACAAACTCCAGGTTACCACAGAAGATTTCGAGGAGGCATTGAAGAATATCGAACCCTCTGCTTTAAGGGAAGTATTCTTTGAAGTGCCCCAGGTGAAATGGGACGATATTGGTGGACTGGAAGCTATTAAAGAAGAATTGGTCGAAGCTGTGGAATGGCCGCTAAAGTATCCGGAAGCTTTTGAAGCCATTAATTCAAAACCCCCAAAAGGTTTGCTGCTGTTCGGACCCCCGGGTACAGGCAAAACCCTGCTGGCAAAAGCCATAGCCACTGAAAGTGATGCGAATTTTATTAGCATCAAGGGTCCTGAACTGATGAGCAAATATGTTGGAGAGAGTGAAAAGGCTGTGCGTGAAGTATTCAGAAAGGCAAGGCAGGCCAGCCCTGCTATTATCTTCTTTGATGAAGTGGACAGTATTGCACCACCCAGGGGAACCGGTTTCGACAACCATGTTACCGAGCGGGTGATAAGCCAGATACTCACTGAAATGGACGGTATGGAAGAGTTAAAGGACGTGCTGGTAATTGCAGCAACCAATAGGCCAGATCTGATCGAACCTGCTCTACTCAGACCTGGAAGACTTGACCGGATGGTCTATGTCACACCTCCGGATGCAGAGGCAAGAAAAGCCATATTCAAGATTCATCTTAAAAATAAACCGATTAATGAGAATGTGGACATGAATGAATTATCCAGGATGACAGACGGATATGTAGGTGCCGATATCGAGGCAATTTGCAGGGAAGCATCCATTTTGGCATTAAGGGATATGATAGAACCGGGTATGGACAGGGAAACTGTCAAAGAACAATCCAAATCCATTAATATCACTCTGGATCATTTTGACAGGGCAATGACCCGTGTCAAACCCACTTCATCTAAAAATAATATCCAGGATTATTCTAAGATCGCCCAGGAATTTGCCCAGTATGCCACCATCGGAAACAAAGATCTAAGTGAAGACAAGCTGAAGAGCTACACATAA
- a CDS encoding Zn-ribbon domain-containing OB-fold protein yields the protein MTVSRFWRKIPHRYNLIGTHCTTCNEYYFPPRQMCPNCRRDGNIESHKFAGKGEVVTYTVIHAAAKGFEMQTPYNLAIIKLNEGASLTGQVICKPDEMRIGMRVHSVFRKLGEENEKGMIYYGTKFVPD from the coding sequence ATGACAGTATCCAGATTTTGGAGAAAGATCCCGCACAGGTATAATCTTATAGGTACTCATTGTACGACCTGCAATGAATATTATTTCCCGCCGAGACAGATGTGTCCCAATTGTCGTAGGGATGGAAATATCGAAAGTCACAAATTCGCAGGAAAAGGCGAAGTGGTCACTTATACTGTGATCCATGCAGCAGCCAAGGGATTTGAAATGCAGACACCTTATAATCTGGCTATCATCAAACTGAATGAAGGTGCCAGTCTTACCGGCCAGGTCATATGCAAACCTGATGAGATGAGGATCGGTATGAGGGTGCACTCAGTATTTAGGAAACTGGGTGAAGAAAACGAGAAAGGCATGATCTATTATGGTACAAAATTCGTACCAGATTAG
- the acs gene encoding acetate--CoA ligase, with translation MSKIEVLLGEKRVFYPPEKLVQASNVKQWMDAHNIPDIETLHKRSQDIQWFWGEVEKDLVEWYTPYDKVLDDSNKPFFSWFTNAKYNIVHDALDRHIGTPTEDKIAYIFESEQGIVSKLTYLDMYHEVNRLANALKSLGVSKGDRVALFMPMIPALPIAMLACAKIGAIHLAVFSGFSAHSLQERINDSGAKILITADGFWRKGKQIDLKALAKEAVNKTDIKNTIVYQWANNDFPMGESDLLWHELIKDQPDVCETEVMDSNDTLFILYTSGTTGKPKGVVHVHGGYAVGIAMTLKWVFDIKPNDIWWCAADIGWITGHSYIVYAPLMLGVTSVLYEGAPAYPKPNRIWEMIARHNVTVFYTSPTSIRMHMRLGDEWTKRDDLSSLRLLGSVGEPINPEAWMWYYTTIGKSRCPIMDTWWQTETGNFVLTPLPLSPLKPGSVVGPLPGYGAKVNDAQGHPVEEEGGNLVLTNPWPSMLHTLYNEPERYVEHYWNEAGEFLSGDIARVDSDGYFWVQGRGDDVLNVSGHRIGNSEVESALVSHPKVSEAAVVGAPDDIKGESITAFVLLKMGVKTEDSLINELRNHVAEEIGKLARPDKIYFVDDLPKTRSGKIMRRVIRSLLLAKAVGDISTLANPEAIKEIEEAIVK, from the coding sequence ATGTCAAAAATTGAAGTATTACTAGGTGAAAAGAGAGTTTTTTATCCACCTGAAAAGCTGGTCCAAGCGAGTAATGTGAAACAATGGATGGATGCCCATAATATCCCTGATATAGAAACCCTCCATAAACGCAGCCAGGATATTCAATGGTTCTGGGGTGAAGTAGAAAAGGACCTGGTTGAATGGTACACACCATATGATAAAGTACTGGATGACTCCAATAAACCTTTTTTTAGCTGGTTCACCAATGCCAAATATAATATTGTTCATGATGCACTTGACCGCCATATTGGTACTCCCACTGAAGATAAAATTGCCTATATCTTCGAATCAGAACAGGGCATTGTTAGTAAACTGACATACCTCGATATGTACCATGAAGTTAACCGCCTGGCTAATGCATTAAAAAGTCTTGGTGTTAGTAAAGGGGACCGGGTGGCGTTATTTATGCCAATGATACCAGCCCTTCCAATTGCCATGCTGGCCTGTGCAAAGATAGGTGCTATACATCTGGCTGTATTCTCAGGTTTTAGTGCCCATTCTCTGCAGGAAAGGATCAATGATTCAGGTGCCAAGATACTGATCACAGCTGACGGCTTCTGGCGTAAAGGTAAACAGATCGATCTGAAAGCTCTGGCAAAGGAAGCAGTCAACAAAACAGATATCAAGAACACTATAGTGTATCAATGGGCAAATAATGATTTCCCCATGGGTGAATCCGATCTCTTGTGGCATGAATTGATTAAAGATCAGCCTGATGTTTGTGAGACAGAAGTGATGGATTCGAATGACACTTTATTTATCCTTTACACCTCAGGCACCACTGGCAAGCCAAAAGGTGTGGTACATGTCCACGGGGGTTATGCTGTGGGTATTGCCATGACGTTAAAATGGGTCTTTGACATTAAACCAAATGATATCTGGTGGTGTGCCGCCGACATCGGCTGGATCACGGGCCATAGTTATATCGTATATGCACCGCTGATGTTAGGTGTTACCTCAGTACTGTATGAAGGTGCACCAGCCTATCCTAAACCAAACAGGATATGGGAGATGATCGCCAGGCATAATGTTACAGTGTTCTATACCTCTCCAACTTCTATCAGGATGCATATGCGCTTGGGTGATGAATGGACTAAAAGGGATGACCTAAGCAGCCTGCGGCTTTTAGGCAGTGTAGGTGAGCCCATTAATCCTGAAGCCTGGATGTGGTATTACACTACCATAGGTAAATCACGATGTCCGATCATGGACACCTGGTGGCAGACTGAAACGGGAAATTTCGTATTAACACCGCTGCCTCTCTCACCTTTGAAACCCGGCTCTGTAGTAGGACCTCTTCCAGGTTATGGCGCAAAGGTCAATGATGCACAAGGCCATCCTGTAGAGGAAGAAGGGGGGAACCTTGTATTAACGAACCCCTGGCCATCCATGCTGCATACCTTATACAATGAACCTGAAAGGTATGTTGAACATTACTGGAACGAAGCCGGAGAATTCTTATCAGGAGATATCGCCAGGGTGGACAGTGACGGATATTTCTGGGTACAGGGCAGAGGTGATGATGTATTGAACGTTTCCGGTCACAGGATAGGCAACTCTGAAGTGGAATCCGCACTGGTCAGCCATCCCAAGGTCAGCGAAGCCGCTGTGGTCGGGGCGCCTGATGATATCAAGGGCGAGAGTATCACCGCGTTTGTATTGCTTAAGATGGGAGTCAAAACCGAGGACAGTCTGATTAATGAGTTGAGAAATCATGTGGCTGAAGAGATCGGTAAGCTTGCCAGGCCGGATAAGATCTATTTTGTCGATGACCTTCCAAAAACTCGCAGCGGCAAGATCATGCGCAGGGTAATCCGCTCATTACTTCTGGCAAAAGCAGTCGGAGATATTTCCACACTTGCCAATCCTGAGGCTATTAAGGAAATTGAGGAAGCAATAGTGAAATAA